A window from Leptospira meyeri encodes these proteins:
- a CDS encoding LysM peptidoglycan-binding domain-containing M23 family metallopeptidase, translated as MSKTVNFPKCALILVILSAFSSLVSSPLTLANLEYTNPSLKNLRSEIKENLRISKSGARREELIPLKYYEYKVRKEDNFFKIMARTGMDLETLSSVNELSSPHDLSPGMVLEIPNMRGTFHPEETAGDEKTKLALAEKYNLDSNKLQYDSEREKWFLPGITMGKSEKSFFYGFGFQFPLTEARISSGFGKRIDPFTKKDTFHGGIDLAAEQGSDVFASMDGEVIFKGKQGGYGNLIILKHSLGYETRYGHLYDFNINIGQRVKKGQKIGEVGQTGRATGPHLHFEIRRNSKRERPIFRSH; from the coding sequence ATGTCTAAAACAGTCAATTTTCCGAAATGCGCCCTAATTCTGGTCATTCTCAGTGCATTTTCCTCTCTCGTTTCCAGCCCGCTCACTCTGGCAAATTTGGAATATACCAATCCTTCTTTAAAAAATCTACGTTCTGAAATCAAAGAAAATTTAAGGATCTCTAAGTCAGGTGCTAGGAGAGAAGAACTCATTCCTCTTAAATATTATGAATACAAAGTTCGCAAGGAAGATAATTTTTTTAAAATTATGGCACGAACAGGTATGGACTTGGAAACTCTTTCCTCTGTGAATGAGCTCAGTTCGCCACATGATTTATCACCGGGGATGGTTTTAGAAATTCCCAATATGCGCGGAACCTTTCATCCAGAAGAAACTGCAGGTGATGAAAAAACCAAATTAGCATTAGCCGAAAAATACAATCTTGATTCCAACAAATTACAATATGATTCAGAACGAGAAAAATGGTTTTTACCGGGAATCACAATGGGAAAATCCGAAAAATCTTTTTTCTATGGATTTGGATTTCAATTTCCTTTAACGGAAGCAAGGATCTCCTCTGGTTTTGGTAAACGAATAGATCCATTTACTAAAAAAGATACATTTCATGGTGGGATTGATCTGGCCGCCGAACAAGGATCAGATGTATTTGCATCTATGGATGGAGAAGTAATATTCAAAGGCAAACAAGGTGGTTACGGAAATTTAATCATCTTAAAACATAGTTTAGGATATGAAACTCGTTATGGACATCTTTATGATTTTAATATAAACATAGGTCAGAGAGTAAAAAAGGGCCAAAAAATTGGGGAAGTTGGACAAACAGGTAGAGCGACCGGTCCACATTTGCATTTTGAAATTAGAAGAAATTCAAAACGAGAAAGACCTATTTTTCGATCTCATTAA
- a CDS encoding acyl-CoA dehydrogenase family protein, protein MDFEIPQEVETLRKNIRDFITNEIIPLEKHYDYEKGRMPEDINQQARAKVKAAGFWTPHLPKSEGGLGLDLVGTCIIFSELGRSPIAPYIFNCDAPDEGNMHLLSIAASEKQKELILHPLIKGDLRTGFAMTEPGPGAGSDPTTLQTNAEKQGDKYIINGRKWYCTGANGAKYLIVMAKVNGSFRKTTMFLVPTDAKGYTMVREIELMGSHGPGGHCELNFENVEVPEDMILGRVGEGFRLSQERLGPARLTHCMRWTGMARRSLAIARSYAKEREVFNSRIADHQGIQWMFAERATEIEMAFLLTLKAAWLLQKGKDARQETSMAKWKVSESLCNTIDMGIQICGGKGYSRDLPLELFYRDARAARIADGPSEVHKMVIGRNYISEKWDF, encoded by the coding sequence ATGGACTTTGAAATTCCCCAAGAAGTGGAAACACTTCGTAAAAATATTCGCGACTTCATTACAAATGAAATCATCCCTCTGGAAAAACATTATGATTATGAAAAAGGTCGAATGCCAGAAGATATCAACCAACAAGCGCGCGCTAAAGTAAAAGCTGCTGGTTTTTGGACTCCACACCTTCCTAAATCAGAAGGTGGGTTGGGTTTAGATTTGGTTGGGACTTGTATTATTTTCAGTGAACTGGGTCGTTCACCTATTGCTCCTTATATATTTAATTGTGATGCACCCGATGAAGGGAATATGCATTTACTTTCGATTGCTGCTTCAGAAAAACAAAAAGAGCTGATCCTACACCCACTGATCAAAGGTGATTTACGAACCGGTTTTGCAATGACAGAACCAGGACCAGGTGCAGGTTCGGATCCAACTACCTTACAGACCAATGCGGAAAAACAAGGGGACAAATATATTATCAATGGCCGTAAGTGGTATTGTACTGGGGCTAACGGTGCAAAATATCTAATTGTGATGGCGAAGGTAAACGGAAGTTTCCGAAAAACGACCATGTTCCTGGTACCAACAGATGCAAAAGGATACACAATGGTTCGAGAAATTGAACTTATGGGTTCACATGGACCTGGTGGACACTGCGAATTAAATTTTGAAAATGTAGAAGTTCCTGAAGATATGATTCTTGGTCGGGTGGGGGAAGGATTTCGACTTTCTCAAGAAAGATTAGGTCCAGCTCGCTTAACTCACTGTATGCGATGGACTGGAATGGCAAGACGTTCCTTAGCAATTGCTCGAAGTTATGCGAAAGAACGAGAAGTATTTAATTCCCGAATTGCTGACCACCAAGGTATACAATGGATGTTTGCCGAACGTGCTACCGAAATTGAAATGGCCTTCCTTTTGACTTTGAAAGCGGCTTGGTTATTACAAAAAGGGAAAGATGCACGCCAAGAAACTTCTATGGCAAAATGGAAAGTAAGCGAGTCCTTATGTAATACCATTGATATGGGAATCCAAATCTGTGGAGGCAAAGGTTATTCGAGAGACCTGCCTTTAGAATTGTTTTACAGGGATGCAAGAGCTGCAAGGATTGCCGATGGGCCGTCCGAAGTGCATAAGATGGTCATTGGTCGAAATTACATTTCAGAAAAATGGGATTTTTAG
- a CDS encoding phosphotransferase family protein, whose amino-acid sequence MEIKELQEKVELHLSSVWKDNVKVSQMQHLSGGACQDNYALDLISKSGKQSLVLRTDKGASLLSSLSKRDEFKVAELVYKAGVKTPTPVFLEETSNVIGSPFFLMEKIAGKATGRYITKDKELDAYRKSQMVSDLAANLAKLHTVKPSSVSDEELKQKLKIVTKENYVSIAISDLRQSLDELPEAHPAIELCLIWLESNAPSIDDIVLVHGDFRTGNFMMNSEGLQGILDYEFAHFGDRHEDIAWLCMRDWRFGRLNKEVGGFGDRKDFYQAYQNTSGIPVEPFKVTFWEIMGNVRWAIGSAQQTERHLSGKDKGIELAAIGRRTAEMEWEAMRLIEEVSNAI is encoded by the coding sequence ATGGAAATTAAGGAATTACAAGAAAAAGTAGAACTCCACTTATCTTCCGTTTGGAAAGACAATGTTAAAGTCTCCCAAATGCAGCATTTAAGCGGAGGAGCTTGCCAAGACAATTATGCCTTGGACTTGATTTCCAAATCCGGAAAACAGTCATTAGTTTTACGTACAGATAAAGGAGCGAGTTTACTTTCTTCTTTGTCAAAACGAGATGAGTTCAAAGTTGCGGAACTTGTTTACAAAGCAGGTGTCAAAACTCCGACTCCAGTTTTTTTGGAAGAAACTTCCAATGTCATAGGTTCTCCTTTTTTTCTAATGGAAAAAATTGCAGGTAAGGCAACTGGACGTTACATCACAAAGGACAAGGAACTAGATGCCTATCGTAAATCTCAGATGGTATCGGATCTAGCTGCAAATTTAGCAAAACTCCATACGGTAAAACCAAGTTCCGTTTCAGATGAAGAACTCAAACAAAAACTAAAAATTGTTACAAAAGAAAATTATGTTTCTATAGCTATCTCAGATCTAAGACAATCGTTAGACGAACTTCCTGAAGCACACCCGGCCATTGAATTGTGTTTGATTTGGTTAGAATCCAATGCCCCTTCGATTGATGATATTGTTCTGGTCCATGGGGATTTTCGTACCGGAAACTTTATGATGAACTCTGAAGGACTCCAAGGAATTTTAGATTATGAATTCGCACACTTTGGTGATCGGCACGAAGACATTGCTTGGTTGTGTATGCGCGACTGGCGATTTGGAAGGCTTAATAAAGAAGTGGGTGGATTTGGTGATCGTAAAGATTTTTACCAAGCATACCAAAATACTTCGGGAATCCCTGTGGAACCGTTTAAGGTAACTTTTTGGGAAATTATGGGAAATGTTCGTTGGGCCATTGGCAGTGCACAACAAACAGAAAGACATTTATCGGGTAAAGACAAAGGGATTGAACTAGCGGCCATTGGTCGGCGAACCGCAGAAATGGAATGGGAAGCTATGCGACTCATCGAAGAGGTAAGTAATGCAATATAG
- a CDS encoding histidine phosphatase family protein produces MSLLYLVRHGQADRLGKNYDQLTEHGWKQAKLLGEYFKSQRIEFDSVYTGTLNRQKQTAQGIIESFSKDIFCIPEPVENSAWDEFDSKMWLGLAAKIRHANDNFAKLYESYKKAWEEGKEETRDYFQELIQIVLNDWVHGVWDPVEPYTFKEYVEKVSFGPKEIPNDVKSTLVVSSSTPIAIMMGLSCKMQPVEFPVFMKSITNSSLSIFRRENGHWEPVSWNNTPHLQNPDLVTLV; encoded by the coding sequence ATGTCATTATTGTATTTGGTTCGCCATGGACAGGCAGACCGTCTTGGAAAAAATTATGACCAACTAACAGAACATGGTTGGAAACAAGCAAAATTATTAGGTGAATACTTCAAAAGCCAAAGAATTGAATTTGATTCTGTATATACTGGTACACTCAATCGCCAAAAACAAACGGCCCAAGGAATCATCGAAAGTTTTTCAAAAGATATATTTTGTATTCCTGAACCAGTTGAAAATTCTGCATGGGACGAATTTGATTCCAAAATGTGGTTAGGGCTTGCAGCTAAGATTCGTCATGCGAATGATAACTTTGCCAAATTATACGAATCTTATAAAAAAGCTTGGGAAGAAGGAAAAGAGGAAACAAGAGACTATTTCCAAGAACTCATTCAGATTGTTTTAAATGATTGGGTTCATGGAGTTTGGGATCCTGTGGAACCCTATACATTCAAAGAATATGTAGAAAAGGTATCTTTTGGTCCAAAAGAGATTCCAAATGATGTAAAGAGTACATTAGTCGTTTCGTCTAGTACTCCCATCGCAATTATGATGGGTCTATCCTGTAAAATGCAACCTGTTGAATTTCCAGTATTTATGAAATCGATCACTAATTCTTCTCTTAGTATTTTTAGAAGAGAAAATGGTCATTGGGAGCCAGTGAGTTGGAATAACACCCCTCACTTACAAAATCCCGATTTGGTTACCTTGGTATAA
- a CDS encoding aldo/keto reductase: MKKRRLGKTGMVVSEICMGTMTFGSSCNEDEAFRILDRAYDAGIDFYDTAEIYPVPPQKSWVHRTEEIFGKWLKTKPRDGIILATKVAGPGHGWFSPPLREGKTALDKYHIRRAIEGSLQRLGVETIDLYQTHWPDHDVSYDETMEALTELKEEGKIRYAGCSNETSFGLMKSLWTSDKHNLIRYDSIQNNFSILNRRFEDELAQVCRKEGVSLLPYSPLAGGVLTGKYNGSVPPEGARFVRYMAEGERQRRMSNRFLNENTLASTAELLKIAEKYGMSATVLSVAWSKQHDYVASTIIGANTVAQLDESLKATDVILSDEILSEINLVSKKIQYPMG, encoded by the coding sequence ATGAAAAAACGAAGACTCGGCAAAACAGGGATGGTGGTTTCCGAAATTTGTATGGGAACCATGACTTTTGGCTCTTCATGTAACGAAGATGAGGCGTTTCGAATTCTGGATCGTGCTTACGATGCCGGAATTGATTTTTATGATACCGCTGAAATTTATCCTGTCCCTCCACAAAAATCTTGGGTGCATCGAACTGAAGAAATTTTCGGAAAGTGGCTCAAAACAAAACCTCGTGATGGTATCATTCTCGCAACAAAAGTTGCCGGACCTGGTCACGGTTGGTTTAGTCCCCCACTCCGCGAAGGAAAAACGGCATTAGACAAATACCATATCCGTCGTGCAATCGAAGGTTCCTTACAACGATTAGGCGTAGAAACCATTGATTTATACCAAACACATTGGCCAGACCATGACGTATCTTATGACGAAACTATGGAAGCTTTAACAGAACTGAAAGAAGAAGGAAAAATTCGATATGCAGGTTGTTCCAACGAAACTTCTTTTGGACTGATGAAAAGCCTTTGGACTTCGGACAAACACAATCTAATTCGGTATGATTCCATTCAAAATAACTTTTCTATTTTGAACCGTCGCTTTGAAGATGAATTAGCACAAGTTTGTCGAAAGGAAGGGGTGTCTTTGTTACCTTATTCTCCGCTCGCTGGTGGAGTCCTTACAGGGAAATATAACGGATCTGTTCCTCCTGAAGGGGCTCGATTTGTTCGTTATATGGCTGAGGGCGAGAGACAAAGGCGAATGTCGAATCGTTTCTTAAATGAAAACACTTTGGCTTCCACTGCAGAACTGTTAAAAATTGCCGAAAAATATGGAATGAGTGCCACTGTCCTTTCTGTTGCTTGGAGTAAACAACATGACTATGTTGCTTCTACCATCATTGGAGCCAATACGGTAGCGCAATTGGATGAGTCTTTAAAAGCAACCGATGTCATTTTATCTGATGAAATTCTATCGGAGATTAATCTTGTTTCTAAGAAGATCCAATACCCGATGGGTTAA
- a CDS encoding acylphosphatase — protein sequence MGKSEEARARILIRGIVQGVGFRYYVLQKAQEMRLKGYTQNLPNGEVEAVVEGDKLFIEDLYRAMQRGPTKAKVKDHVIEWSDPKNQFRTFLIKK from the coding sequence TTGGGAAAATCAGAAGAAGCAAGAGCGCGAATTTTAATACGGGGAATTGTACAAGGGGTAGGATTTCGTTACTACGTACTCCAAAAAGCCCAAGAAATGAGACTCAAAGGTTATACTCAAAACTTACCCAATGGTGAGGTGGAAGCAGTAGTAGAAGGTGACAAACTTTTTATCGAAGATTTGTATAGAGCCATGCAACGAGGCCCTACTAAGGCTAAAGTGAAGGATCATGTCATTGAGTGGAGTGATCCAAAAAATCAATTCAGAACTTTTTTAATTAAAAAATAA
- a CDS encoding RNA pyrophosphohydrolase codes for MTDKPYRKNVGMVVFNSLGKVIVGERVQFPGSWQFPQGGIDEDEDYLDAAKRELYEELGVKKATYVTEYPDWIPYDFPNSLGLNSHLQKFRGQLQRWILFYWDGRIEDCDLVHHEQEFLTVKFMEIEDTIGSVVEFKRAVYEKFVPLFKSAIQNYIAENSKPK; via the coding sequence ATGACAGACAAACCCTACCGCAAAAATGTAGGCATGGTGGTTTTTAATTCTTTAGGCAAAGTAATTGTAGGGGAACGAGTACAATTCCCTGGTTCTTGGCAGTTTCCTCAAGGTGGAATTGATGAAGATGAGGATTATTTAGATGCCGCTAAACGAGAATTATATGAAGAGCTTGGCGTCAAAAAAGCAACTTATGTAACGGAATATCCCGATTGGATCCCCTACGACTTTCCAAATTCTTTGGGTCTCAATTCTCACTTACAAAAATTTCGTGGGCAATTACAAAGATGGATTTTATTTTATTGGGATGGAAGAATAGAGGACTGTGATTTGGTCCACCATGAACAAGAATTTTTAACTGTCAAATTTATGGAAATTGAAGATACGATTGGGTCCGTTGTCGAGTTCAAACGAGCCGTCTATGAGAAGTTTGTTCCTCTTTTTAAATCTGCCATTCAAAATTACATTGCAGAGAATTCAAAACCCAAGTAA
- the sixA gene encoding phosphohistidine phosphatase SixA produces MKIILVRHGEAENASPAISDSQRDLTDKGVSDIHKIGRFIKNSSLAVKQVYYSPYTRTKHTAEILSEELKYSCEMLPSDDLLAGKGCTDIISCLVNFTNSDTVLLVGHNPDITYFAAKLLGNSSAAENLIFQPGSTIAINVAREKFAHGQIIWAISPDNLGL; encoded by the coding sequence ATGAAGATCATTTTGGTTCGTCACGGTGAGGCTGAAAATGCAAGTCCAGCCATTTCCGATTCACAGCGGGATCTAACAGACAAAGGTGTCAGTGATATTCATAAAATCGGAAGGTTTATAAAAAACTCATCTTTAGCGGTCAAACAAGTGTATTATAGCCCTTATACAAGAACCAAACACACTGCTGAGATTTTATCTGAAGAGTTAAAGTATAGTTGTGAAATGTTACCTTCAGATGATTTATTAGCAGGTAAGGGCTGCACCGATATTATCTCTTGTTTAGTCAATTTTACAAATTCCGACACGGTTTTGTTAGTTGGTCATAATCCAGACATCACGTATTTCGCTGCAAAACTTTTGGGAAATTCCAGTGCAGCTGAAAATCTAATTTTCCAACCTGGTTCTACGATTGCGATCAATGTAGCTCGGGAGAAATTTGCACACGGTCAAATTATTTGGGCAATTTCGCCGGACAATCTAGGCCTTTGA
- a CDS encoding LIMLP_16025 family protein: MSNVENKLQDIVNAGIGAVKTSKEVWEKLVVDLNEKKSKFETNFQKLKEQGESDTSDNALKVKMGVAWGIVRFDEIKDNVVKYLDKVKEGNQNKPS; this comes from the coding sequence ATGAGCAATGTGGAAAACAAGCTGCAAGATATCGTAAATGCTGGGATTGGCGCCGTAAAAACTTCCAAAGAAGTCTGGGAGAAACTGGTCGTTGACTTAAACGAGAAAAAAAGCAAATTTGAAACAAACTTTCAAAAGTTGAAGGAACAAGGCGAAAGCGATACCAGTGACAATGCCCTAAAAGTAAAAATGGGTGTGGCTTGGGGGATCGTTCGTTTTGATGAAATCAAAGACAACGTAGTTAAATATTTAGATAAAGTGAAAGAAGGAAATCAAAACAAACCTTCTTAA
- a CDS encoding YdeI/OmpD-associated family protein codes for MSENNDITIKSFSSSKKWKEWLMLNFATYPHGIWLQIYKKDTGIKTITYEEALDEALCFGWIDSQKKKYDEKSWLQKFTPRRSKSIWSKRNREKVTLLIKEKRMQPSGLLEIKAAQKDGRWDKAYESPSQMEIPSDFLAKLVKDQKAHEFFKTLNKTNLYAISWRLQTAKTPETREKRMKVILEMMKNQQKLH; via the coding sequence ATGAGTGAAAATAATGATATTACCATTAAATCTTTTTCTTCCTCTAAGAAATGGAAAGAATGGCTTATGTTAAATTTTGCAACATACCCGCATGGAATTTGGCTTCAAATTTACAAAAAAGACACCGGAATCAAAACGATCACCTATGAAGAAGCATTAGATGAAGCTCTTTGTTTTGGCTGGATCGATAGCCAGAAAAAAAAGTATGACGAAAAATCTTGGCTTCAAAAATTTACTCCGCGTAGGTCAAAAAGTATTTGGTCAAAACGAAATAGGGAGAAAGTCACTTTGCTAATTAAAGAGAAGCGAATGCAACCAAGTGGACTTTTAGAAATTAAAGCCGCACAAAAAGACGGGAGATGGGACAAGGCTTATGAGTCTCCCAGCCAGATGGAAATACCTTCTGATTTTTTAGCAAAATTAGTAAAAGACCAGAAAGCACATGAATTCTTTAAAACACTGAATAAAACAAATTTGTATGCAATTTCCTGGCGATTACAAACAGCGAAGACTCCTGAAACAAGAGAAAAACGAATGAAGGTAATTTTGGAAATGATGAAGAATCAACAAAAATTACACTAA
- a CDS encoding DUF1697 domain-containing protein, producing MKYIALLRGINVGGNRKVEMKKLRSLMESLGYTEVSTYINSGNIIFESEDDTKTVRFKIEKSFEKVFKFEIPTIVKTEKEMKKIANAIPTEWQNDATQRTDVAYLFPEADSKKIIEELPLKKEFLEIRYQKGALIWNIKRENLNKSQLAKLISHKLYKAMTIRNVNTARFLAGEKE from the coding sequence ATGAAATACATCGCATTACTTAGAGGAATCAATGTAGGAGGCAATAGAAAGGTAGAAATGAAAAAACTACGAAGCCTTATGGAATCCTTAGGATACACTGAAGTTTCTACTTATATCAACTCAGGAAATATCATTTTTGAATCAGAAGATGACACAAAAACAGTTCGATTCAAAATAGAAAAGAGTTTTGAAAAAGTTTTCAAATTTGAAATTCCCACCATTGTAAAGACAGAAAAAGAAATGAAAAAAATTGCAAATGCGATCCCAACAGAATGGCAAAATGACGCCACTCAAAGAACGGATGTTGCCTATTTGTTTCCAGAAGCCGATTCCAAAAAAATCATTGAGGAACTTCCCCTCAAAAAAGAATTTTTAGAGATTCGTTATCAAAAAGGTGCTCTCATTTGGAACATCAAAAGAGAAAATTTGAATAAAAGCCAACTGGCAAAACTCATCAGTCATAAATTGTACAAGGCGATGACGATACGAAATGTAAACACAGCAAGGTTTTTGGCTGGAGAAAAAGAGTAA
- a CDS encoding TetR/AcrR family transcriptional regulator produces the protein MPRTGLTATEIQDKAVEIAIDQMRAKGFEKVRLVDVAKEMGISHAALYSHFQDKTALLDAVSERWLVKLDEKQDLLVKEKRDPIQKILIWFQNLHRMKLEKVKLDPELYKAFDMAAEESKPFIQTHLSNMHSQMSSLVTEAMSQKKIKKRDVNQITEILISAGTAFTHPKLVAQHSDENREPLLVDTIEAVLKGLA, from the coding sequence ATGCCAAGAACTGGTCTTACCGCTACGGAAATCCAAGACAAAGCAGTAGAAATCGCCATTGACCAGATGCGAGCCAAGGGTTTTGAAAAGGTTCGGTTGGTGGACGTGGCTAAAGAAATGGGAATTAGCCATGCGGCCCTCTATTCTCACTTTCAAGACAAAACAGCCCTTCTCGATGCAGTTTCCGAACGTTGGCTTGTAAAGTTGGATGAGAAACAAGATTTGCTCGTAAAAGAAAAACGAGACCCCATCCAAAAAATTCTCATCTGGTTTCAAAACCTCCACCGGATGAAATTGGAAAAAGTAAAACTAGATCCAGAATTGTATAAAGCATTCGATATGGCCGCAGAAGAGTCCAAACCCTTCATCCAAACTCATTTATCCAATATGCACAGCCAAATGTCGAGTTTGGTTACTGAGGCTATGAGCCAAAAGAAAATCAAAAAACGCGATGTGAACCAAATCACAGAAATTTTGATCTCAGCGGGAACTGCTTTCACACACCCGAAACTTGTGGCCCAACATTCGGATGAGAATAGAGAACCGTTGTTAGTGGATACGATAGAAGCTGTGTTGAAAGGATTGGCTTAA
- a CDS encoding SDR family oxidoreductase codes for MILNGNTILITGGTSGIGLALAKRLSNLGNQILVCGTNVKKMEEISKSYPSWGTYLFDISRPEEREKLFEKTTKDFPELNVLFNNAGIQRYPKLDEVEPWSDLEKEIDVNLAAPIHLSMLFAKHLFAKKNAAILNTTSGLSHIPLAYAPVYSATKAALHSFTLTLRFQFRNQPIEVIEVSPPMVDTDLGIPNTHTAGLNLDEYADGVIAGLKNGELEITTGFSTVSANASREQKNEIFLSMNMARSASN; via the coding sequence ATGATATTGAATGGAAATACAATCCTCATCACCGGGGGAACAAGTGGAATTGGTCTTGCACTAGCAAAACGACTATCCAATCTCGGAAATCAAATTTTGGTTTGCGGAACGAATGTAAAAAAGATGGAAGAAATTTCTAAATCTTATCCTAGTTGGGGGACTTATCTATTTGATATCTCTCGACCTGAAGAAAGAGAAAAGTTGTTTGAAAAAACCACAAAAGATTTTCCAGAACTGAATGTATTATTCAACAACGCAGGTATACAAAGGTATCCCAAACTTGACGAAGTGGAACCTTGGTCTGATTTAGAAAAGGAGATCGACGTAAATTTGGCTGCTCCGATCCATCTTTCTATGTTATTCGCTAAACATCTGTTTGCGAAGAAAAATGCAGCAATTTTGAATACAACTTCTGGATTGTCACATATCCCTTTGGCTTATGCACCTGTGTATAGTGCAACCAAAGCAGCTCTACATTCTTTCACTTTGACATTACGATTCCAATTTCGTAACCAACCGATTGAGGTAATTGAAGTTTCTCCACCGATGGTAGATACTGATTTAGGAATTCCTAACACGCATACGGCGGGACTCAATTTAGATGAATATGCTGATGGTGTCATAGCCGGGCTAAAAAATGGAGAATTAGAAATCACCACAGGTTTTTCTACAGTCTCTGCCAATGCGAGTCGGGAACAAAAGAATGAAATCTTTTTGTCTATGAACATGGCAAGGAGTGCATCAAACTAA
- a CDS encoding crossover junction endodeoxyribonuclease RuvC, with the protein MKIIGIDPGSHRVGYAILSFPEGLRRNPELLTYGTIEVAPKTPSPDNLIQIRKELMGILTEFQPEAAAVEELFFVQNTTTGMKVSESRGVILLSLGEKQIPVVSLTATQIKKGISAKGNATKKEVRAAIQMILGFKDLKGHDDSWDAIACAFVGRSLV; encoded by the coding sequence TTGAAAATCATCGGCATTGACCCTGGATCCCACCGCGTGGGGTATGCGATTCTTTCCTTTCCTGAAGGATTACGCCGCAACCCCGAACTTTTAACTTACGGAACCATTGAAGTGGCTCCAAAGACTCCTTCTCCCGACAATTTGATCCAGATCCGAAAGGAACTGATGGGCATTCTCACTGAATTCCAACCGGAAGCTGCTGCTGTAGAAGAACTGTTCTTTGTTCAGAACACAACCACCGGTATGAAGGTTTCGGAATCTCGCGGAGTCATTTTACTTTCGCTCGGTGAAAAACAAATTCCTGTTGTCTCCCTCACCGCGACTCAAATCAAAAAAGGAATCTCTGCCAAAGGGAACGCCACCAAAAAAGAAGTTCGGGCAGCGATCCAAATGATTTTGGGATTTAAAGATCTAAAAGGCCATGATGACTCCTGGGACGCCATCGCTTGTGCCTTTGTAGGCCGCTCTTTAGTTTGA